In Treponema vincentii, a single window of DNA contains:
- a CDS encoding S41 family peptidase — protein MKPRKIWIITCLFSVILISTVSYAPSIFAQSQQDRTQSTIPYMQYLQYLNEALQRYYVDEVNPEVLFQGAAEGMLNALKDPYTMYIDNGSLTGVGLQDTTTGYFGGIGITFTKPTASTAERPSYIEVASALEGTPAWKAGIQADDLVTEIEGESTIEMTQADVVAKLRGKIGTSVTVTVRRGKNMEFPVKLVRARIEVPTIKYMKLDKDIGYIRLIEFNPNSSRRIREAMESLQAEGATKLVLDLRNNPGGLITAAVDTASLFIKEGLIVSTKSRIPQNNLEFNKNAAIDAVFADVPLVVLINKGSASASEILAGALKDYKRAYLIGETSYGKGSVQQIFDLTQKDSFKMTTSRYYTPSDANIDKTGIKPDKEAQLFPPLSADDEKQLEKLFKDEKLSNFVKKNKDLTAAQITRYAESLAKEYSLNKELLRILIRQEYNRTHTAPAADIDYDAPLQEAVKILKSGTLPQLLRNSKTVRQMQEEAAQEKAAAKLKKAS, from the coding sequence ATGAAACCTCGAAAAATTTGGATTATTACCTGCTTATTTTCCGTTATTCTCATTTCTACCGTATCGTATGCGCCGTCTATCTTTGCTCAATCTCAACAGGATCGGACGCAAAGTACGATACCGTATATGCAATACCTGCAATACTTAAATGAGGCGCTCCAACGCTATTATGTCGATGAGGTAAATCCGGAGGTACTCTTTCAGGGCGCCGCGGAAGGAATGCTCAATGCACTCAAAGACCCGTATACCATGTATATCGACAACGGCAGCTTAACCGGCGTAGGATTACAGGATACCACAACCGGCTACTTCGGCGGAATAGGTATTACCTTTACCAAGCCTACTGCTTCAACAGCTGAACGTCCATCCTATATTGAAGTTGCATCTGCCCTCGAAGGAACCCCTGCATGGAAAGCCGGTATTCAGGCAGATGACCTCGTTACCGAAATCGAAGGAGAATCCACTATCGAGATGACACAGGCGGATGTAGTGGCAAAGCTCCGCGGCAAAATCGGTACATCCGTTACCGTAACCGTCCGGCGCGGAAAGAATATGGAGTTTCCGGTTAAGCTGGTACGGGCTCGGATTGAAGTGCCGACCATTAAATACATGAAGCTCGATAAGGATATCGGCTATATCCGCCTGATAGAATTTAACCCCAACAGCAGCCGGCGCATACGGGAAGCAATGGAAAGCCTACAAGCGGAAGGAGCAACCAAATTAGTACTCGATCTCCGAAATAATCCGGGGGGACTTATCACTGCAGCAGTCGATACGGCGAGCCTTTTTATTAAAGAAGGATTGATTGTTTCTACAAAATCGCGTATCCCGCAGAATAACCTTGAGTTTAACAAAAACGCTGCGATCGATGCGGTGTTTGCGGATGTGCCGCTTGTTGTGCTTATCAATAAAGGTTCGGCAAGTGCCTCGGAGATATTGGCGGGGGCATTAAAAGATTATAAACGGGCATACCTCATCGGGGAAACCAGCTACGGAAAAGGTTCCGTACAGCAGATCTTTGATTTGACACAAAAAGATTCCTTTAAGATGACGACTTCACGCTATTATACACCGAGTGACGCAAATATCGACAAAACCGGCATCAAACCGGACAAAGAGGCACAGCTATTTCCGCCGTTATCGGCAGATGACGAAAAACAGCTGGAAAAACTGTTCAAAGATGAAAAACTTTCCAATTTTGTCAAGAAGAACAAGGATTTAACCGCGGCACAAATTACCCGATATGCGGAATCGCTCGCAAAAGAATATTCATTGAACAAAGAGTTGCTCCGCATCTTGATTCGGCAGGAATACAATAGAACGCATACTGCTCCGGCAGCTGATATTGACTATGACGCACCGCTGCAGGAAGCTGTCAAAATTCTTAAAAGCGGAACCCTGCCGCAGTTGTTGCGAAACAGTAAAACCGTGCGTCAAATGCAGGAAGAAGCAGCTCAAGAAAAAGCCGCAGCTAAGTTGAAGAAGGCTTCATAA
- a CDS encoding RsmE family RNA methyltransferase: MKQFIIEQEPDGNGMLTLSGKAFIYLIKVRRMREGDVLHAQLPQSGAADMVIDSINTVKKTLRLKRRTTPLSVCGTAAAGATNEAANSLPAYAAPAADLILLQWVLKGSKTDTIIRQATEAGVRAVLPVIGEFSVAKKQNPAQLERFRRIIKESRQQSGSPIDTIVMEPAPLAEALNTLKTLVPTATTVFAQCSEAAGASVGFHQLLAEKPSHIVLAIGAEGGISPAEAAVLRNAEFQTIHFKTNVLRAETAALYAIAAAQIIINEADQWQLPV; this comes from the coding sequence ATGAAGCAATTTATTATCGAGCAAGAGCCGGATGGTAACGGCATGCTCACCTTGAGCGGCAAGGCCTTTATATACTTGATAAAAGTACGGCGTATGCGGGAGGGTGATGTCCTGCATGCGCAGCTGCCGCAAAGCGGTGCCGCCGATATGGTCATCGATTCGATAAATACTGTAAAGAAAACGCTGCGGTTAAAGCGGCGGACAACGCCTCTCAGTGTGTGCGGGACGGCTGCTGCGGGTGCAACCAACGAAGCCGCAAACAGTTTGCCTGCGTATGCCGCACCTGCTGCCGACCTTATTTTGCTGCAATGGGTGCTCAAAGGCTCTAAAACCGACACCATTATCAGGCAGGCCACGGAGGCAGGCGTGCGCGCTGTTTTACCGGTTATTGGAGAGTTTTCCGTTGCAAAAAAACAAAACCCTGCACAGCTGGAACGGTTCAGGCGCATTATCAAAGAATCGCGGCAGCAATCGGGCTCTCCGATCGATACCATCGTTATGGAACCGGCTCCGCTTGCCGAAGCGCTCAATACCCTAAAAACACTTGTACCGACTGCTACTACCGTGTTTGCTCAGTGCAGCGAAGCCGCCGGCGCGTCCGTCGGATTTCACCAACTGCTTGCAGAAAAACCTTCCCATATTGTGCTCGCAATCGGAGCGGAGGGAGGCATAAGCCCCGCGGAAGCAGCAGTACTTCGCAACGCGGAATTCCAAACCATTCATTTTAAAACGAACGTATTACGTGCAGAAACTGCCGCACTGTATGCAATTGCAGCGGCACAAATTATTATAAACGAGGCTGACCAATGGCAATTACCCGTATAA
- a CDS encoding WecB/TagA/CpsF family glycosyltransferase produces MAITRIKLLAIPIDILPDEDIEQTIMDMVDKGEPQHIVFITIWDLLRARRDAEYRAMLEQAALCLPLSRSLLKAAQFLKLPVPIRRDSFDMIIRILNIIDSHYKTLYILGGRAQNLLDAERNVHVTFPGIGIVGRFNGFYRKSMEPDIILSIVKAHPALLIAGNGIPGGVRWIYRNKAKLPASIFIHNNDIIDIFAKRKKRISDAAFRKGREFLPQLLRNPFKIFYVFRYLLFLLIVLFYRLFRT; encoded by the coding sequence ATGGCAATTACCCGTATAAAACTCTTAGCAATCCCCATCGACATTCTTCCCGACGAAGATATTGAACAAACCATAATGGATATGGTGGATAAAGGAGAACCTCAGCATATCGTGTTTATTACAATTTGGGATTTGCTCAGAGCGCGCCGCGATGCGGAATACCGCGCAATGCTTGAACAAGCAGCGCTCTGTCTTCCGCTTTCAAGAAGTTTATTAAAAGCGGCGCAGTTCCTCAAACTTCCCGTACCGATCAGACGCGATTCCTTTGATATGATTATCAGAATCTTGAACATCATCGATTCTCACTATAAAACGCTCTACATCCTGGGAGGACGGGCGCAGAATCTGTTGGATGCCGAACGCAATGTACACGTAACCTTTCCTGGCATAGGTATTGTCGGTCGCTTTAACGGTTTTTACCGCAAGAGTATGGAACCGGATATTATCTTGTCAATTGTAAAAGCTCACCCTGCACTATTGATCGCCGGAAACGGTATTCCCGGCGGTGTCCGATGGATTTATCGGAATAAAGCCAAATTACCTGCAAGCATCTTTATCCACAATAATGATATCATCGACATTTTTGCAAAACGTAAAAAGCGCATTTCCGACGCTGCATTTCGAAAAGGGCGTGAGTTTTTGCCGCAGCTGCTGCGCAATCCTTTTAAAATATTTTACGTGTTTCGCTATCTTCTCTTTCTGCTGATCGTACTGTTCTACCGATTGTTCAGGACATAA